Proteins encoded together in one Vanessa cardui chromosome 19, ilVanCard2.1, whole genome shotgun sequence window:
- the LOC124537925 gene encoding beta-1,4-glucuronyltransferase 1-like, translating to MTTCIRICGAYSYRLTRRHSTILLIALFIVIMTVIFQLYAYKHQEMPNFAAKVGDFDYIPGAFLSGNQPSENTSYCQFNYGLPKLIEWKNIQPLTPPEGGNRSSYRVIYNAIQGTAYANNSKYDALTYATQATPEFLYHIAEIARYWDGPISLSVFVPNFDMDITMQIMNQLCSCYSAMSKVSLHLFFPKRYPPKMRISDSYYITTDIPTTAANISIEDLLRGKMERYRKLNNQTRAEYVQWVRKKKVERMMARMPKRQLFVPQLIFNDCAGIDLFDIPTFRQENHLDYPINVGRNIARNASRTNYFIVSDIELVPSDGLAPKFLTMVRKLMGDKKRDEGRIFSKTVFVVPLFEVERGVEIPRDKDTLVRLINENRAKYFHQKVCSHCQRFPGLQSWLIRPSPSVIEPMLIARREYPYHRWEPLYFGTQNEPWYSEELSWEGRQDKMTQMLEMCLQEYRMVVLDGAFLCHAATSRNGSRDHRAERINHRRYQTIISSFKQKYQNIPKCKLMYGC from the exons ATGACGACATGCATCAGAATATGTGGAGCGTACTCATATCGGCTGACAAGAAGGCATTCAACCATTCTACTCATCGCTTTATTTATCGTTATTATGACGGTAATATTTCAGCTCTATGCTTACAAACACCAAGAAATGCCAAACTTCGCTGCGAAGGTCGGCGACTTTGACTATATACCAGGGGCATTTTTAAGTGGTAACCAACCTAGCGAAAATACAAGCTACTGTCAATTTAACTACGGCCTACCGAAATTAATAGAGTGGAAAAATATTCAGCCCCTAACACCCCCAGAAGGAGGCAATAGAAGTTCTTACAGGGTAATTTATAATGCTATCCAAGGAACTGCATATGCAAACAATTCCAAGTACGATGCCCTGACGTATGCCACTCAAGCTACTCCAGAATTTCTTTACCACATTGCAGAAATAGCGAGATACTGGGATGGTCCAATAAGCTTGTCAGTTTTCGTGCCAAATTTCGATATGGACATAACAATGCAAATTATGAATCAGCTGTGCAGTTGCTATTCAGCTATGTCCAAAGTTTCTCTCCATTTGTTCTTCCCCAAACGTTATCCACCAAAAATGCGAATATCCGATTCTTATTATATAACCACAGATATTCCGACAACTGCAGCTAATATTTCAATAGAGGATTTGTTGAGAGGAAAAATGGAACGTTATAGAAAATTGAACAATCAAACAAGAGCTGAATACGTACAATGGGTGAGAAAGAAGAAAGTCGAAAGAATGATGGCTAGGATGCCTAAGAGACAGTTGTTTGTCCCACAGCTTATATTTAACGACTGTGCTGGAATCGACCTGTTCGACATACCAACATTTAGACAAGAGAATCATTTGGATTATCCAATTAATGTGGGTAGAAATATAGCAAGGAACGCATCAAGAACAAACTATTTCATAGTCTCTGATATAGAGTTGGTACCGAGCGATGGATTAGCTCCGAAATTTCTGACAATGGTTAGGAAACTTATGGGCGATAAGAAACGAGACGAGGGACGTATATTCTCTAAGACAGTCTTTGTAGTACCCTTGTTTGAAGTGGAAAGGGGTGTTGAGATACCCCGCGACAAAGACAC GTTAGTACGGTTGATAAATGAAAACCGAGCGAAATACTTCCATCAGAAGGTTTGTTCTCATTGTCAAAGATTCCCTGGACTTCAGTCTTGGCTGATACGTCCATCGCCAAGTGTTATCGAG CCAATGCTGATCGCTCGGAGGGAGTACCCTTATCACAGATGGGAACCCCTATACTTCGGTACTCAAAATGAACCTTGGTACAGTGAAGAGCTATCCTGGGAAGGGCGTCAGGATAAAATGACACAG atgcTCGAAATGTGTCTCCAAGAGTACCGGATGGTCGTTTTGGATGGAGCCTTTCTATGTCACGCGGCGACTTCACGTAACGGATCAAGAGATCACAGAGCGGAAAGGATCAACCATCGACGTTATCAAACAATAATATCTTCCTTTAAGCAAAAGTACCAAAATATACCTAAGTGTAAATTAATGTATGGATGTtag